One window of Athalia rosae chromosome 2, iyAthRosa1.1, whole genome shotgun sequence genomic DNA carries:
- the LOC105694027 gene encoding ribonuclease P protein subunit p21 has protein sequence MAFNMKGRKEKDVLERMNYLYQASHLMAIGAKNPIAASYYGYVMMKCAQKSVLRMDPDVKRSVCKCCLSPLIPGVTAKVRLVSKPTKMVRWKCLICDATKQYPTKGGHELWADRPEALIEMLQYTPKPKKVTGSNRCKIIKKSVNASQPSLITATCELLNTIENLSQGLDSCVAEGSCSGSNTGNDLNQNSEVSMVDSMVEN, from the exons ATGGCTTTTAACATGAAAGGACGCAAAGAAAAAGACGTATTGGAGCGAATGAATTATTTGTATCAG GCAAGTCACCTGATGGCAATAGGAGCAAAGAATCCAATAGCTGCTTCGTACTATGGTTATGTTATGATGAAATGCGCTCAAAAGTCTGTTCTACGAAT GGACCCAGATGTCAAAAGATCAGTTTGCAAATGTTGTCTGTCTCCTTTAATACCGGGAGTAACAGCCAAAGTACGTTTGGTTTCGAAACCCACCAAAATGGTAAGATGGAAGTGCCTTATCTGTGATGCAACAAAACAATATCCTACTAAAGGTGGTCATGAATTATGGGCAGACCGCCCAGAAGCTCTGATTGAAATGTTACAATATACACCTAAGCCAAAAAAAGTCACTGGTTCAAACcggtgtaaaataattaaaaaatccgtTAATGCTAGCCAACCAAGTTTAATCACAGCGACTtgtgaattattgaatactATTGAAAATCTTAGTCAGGGTCTTGACAGCTGCGTTGCCGAGGGTAGTTGTTCCGGTTCGAACACTGGAAATGATCTAAATCAAAATAGCGAAGTGAGTATGGTAGATTCTatggttgaaaattaa